TTTATGGGGCATTAATAGTTTGAGATTGACTAAGAATAGCAAAGGTAGATCCAACACTGTTTATGGATAAATATCTATTCTAACCAGATCAGCTGCAATTACATTAGCAGCTACAATGACTTTTGCACAGTAGAAACTAGAAGAGTCATTTTAAAGTTGGATCCAAACTATGTTAGTCCCTCAAATGCTTTAAAGGGCAAGACTAATTCAAGTTAGGGATGCTTGGCACACAACCCAAGGAACTAAGGGGGATAAGGCAACTCTTGTTAGTTGAAAACAAAAATCTGGCATTTGTTTTTACTTCGCAAAAGTGTACCATTGAGAGTTCACCACTTCAAAGGTGAATCAATCAACTATTTTAATGATGCTCAAGTGTTATAAAGCAGCAAATCTGCCCTAAAAGGATTTTTGGAAACACCAGCAAAGGAAAATATTTTACTTAAATTTAAATCCCATCCATCAAGTTTTAACTTCAGctttaaaaattgcaaaatattCTTAACCTCCCTTATATTTTATACAAGGATTCAGTTTGCCAAATCTAAAGTGATTAGCAAAGTTGTACATCCCCTAGTTGTACAATTGCAACCACTGGTAATACAGGCAGGTGACAACTGTGACCTCACTAGTAGGCCATGATCATTTTTGTATTATAGCAATTTCCATCATATAGAAAACTCAGACCAAGCActtgtattttgtcttttaatatatagttttaaaaatgtatacaCAAAGATCGAGTTCAACTATAAATCTTTGAAGTCCATTGTAGCAGTCAAAGTGAAGACTGTTTCACAAGTGATCTTAGAACCAGACAGTCCAACAGCAAGCTTTATCCTCCAAGTTACACAAAACAGGGCTCTGTGGCATGTGCAGAGTTGCACAATCGACTTCCACTTCCTCGAAGAGTCCAGATCCAAGCTGCTCTGGATCAGTCCTCCTATCCAACCATTTGCAATCACCAGTCCTGGTCATCACGGTCTCGGATTCACCACCACAGGGTACTTGGTCATCATGTCCATGAGACTGACCAATTCACCACTGTAATCTGTAGACCCAGGAAACCACTTTTCCATCGACAGTGGCTCAAGTACAACATTTCTAGCAACCACCCGTCTTTGCAACTTCAACGCTCAGGAAAGGAAATGTTGGGGACCCACTGATTGGTGCAACGGCTCTCTTCACAGAAGACACCCAGTTTTTCCAGAGATGGATCTTTCCAAGAGTCTTGGCTTGGATTCTGAATGCAACAGACAACATGAAACATGATCACATACCAATATTTGGGTTTAAATCCTCAAATTCCCGTTCTAAACCGCCTTCCCACTAGACTTACAGTGACCAAAATGCAATGCAGGTCTCTGGGCTCCTCGTTGTCGGCAGCATTACCAAcgatctccaccagcctctggataTCATTCACTCGCACTATGTTAATGTCATTATCACAGCAAAATGCCTGAATTAAAGTGAAGTGAATTTGCAGGGCGATGTCCCCTTCATCCTGTTCGTCGCTGGCAAGGAGGCACAGTACGACGCTGTCCGGGTCACTGCAGGGGGACGGTGGGGGGAACAAACAACACGGTTATTCAGCAACTCTTCCCAAGTTGGGCATTTGCTGATCTTGGGCGCGGTGCATTTGGAGGCGACAACTTACATATTCATGACTTTTGCAGACTCGTAGACTCCAACGGTCAGGCAATGCTGCCGCTGCGCCGAGTTCAGCAGCTCCTCCAGGGCTTTGCCGGCAGTTTGCATCCTGAAATGCAAGGAAGATGCAAGCGTCAAACCTACTCGGGTCACTCAAgcgccgctccccccccccctccggccgcTGCAGCCCCCGGTACTCAAGTGACGAGAGACCGGCAATTCCAGCCACCGGTGCCCggttttgctttttttaaaaaccgaCCCGGAGGCGGCCAGTGCCGCCCCTCGCGCACTAACCGACGCCGTCACTCGAGACGCCGGCCGGCGGGACCAGGGGTTCCAAGCAACAGCCGCCTCCCCCGCAAgcgtgcaccccccccccccccccgccgctcgGGCAGCGGCTCCGCGCAAAATGCAACCGGCCGTACCCTTCGGGCTTCCCCACTTGCTGTTCCTCAGCACCGCTGATTTCCTCAAGGGTCATAGTTTAAAAATCAGGGCAAGGGGAAGACGATGGACTAAAGTCAAGAGCCCGCGGCAAATCCCTCCCCCTGTCGCTGTCACCGTCCCTCCAGCCAGACTGGCTGCAAGGTCGCCCGCCGCTCCTTTTATAGGGCGTGCGCGGCCGCCTCCGTCGCCGTCGGATTGGACGAGAGTGCTGGCTCATGCAATAGGGAGAACGGGTTTCcccacgtggggggggggggggggacggcctTGAGGGTGAATGTTATTGTTTTTACTTTGTTGGTGTAACATATGAAACtaaaaggcaaacaaagagaaaATGGAGGAAAGGGTTGCATTACAGCATTTAATGCACAGTTGCAACTTCAGTTTtgaagaaaataattaaatattcagATATGCGACACTTTCATGGATGCAACAGGTAAAGAgttgggttggggagggggggggaagagttctGCCTTGCAGTAGGGCATCTTTTTGGCTCTCAGGCGCAGACATTGCACGGCACACGCTGCTCATTATCCTATCTAAAGGGGACACAAtagaactttgagcagagtttctGGCGTGTGGCAACACAAAGAACCCAGTCAGATGAATCTTTTCTTCCTTGAAACATTGCTACAGCTGCCACTTTAGTGGGAGAGCTGCTGTGCGTGTGGTGTGTATTTGGGAGGGGTGGAATTTGGCTAATGGTGTAATTGAGTCCCACTATTTAGTGCAAACATATCAAAGGCAGGCTTAGCTCACGTTCTAAATTCGACTAAATGGGAACGTTTCGTCGCATCTCAAAATGCTCCCACTCACGTTTGCTCAACCAGCTGTGCCAAACCTAGGTTATTGAATTGTATCTCGTGTTCTATAATTCACAGATACGGAGTTTAAACACTTTTAAAAAGTTCTACGTGTCAGCTGTTTGCTCTGTTCGGTTCCCAAATCTTTAGGGAAAGAGGAAACAA
The Narcine bancroftii isolate sNarBan1 chromosome 1, sNarBan1.hap1, whole genome shotgun sequence genome window above contains:
- the LOC138737465 gene encoding growth arrest and DNA damage-inducible protein GADD45 gamma-like → MTLEEISGAEEQQVGKPEGMQTAGKALEELLNSAQRQHCLTVGVYESAKVMNIDPDSVVLCLLASDEQDEGDIALQIHFTLIQAFCCDNDINIVRVNDIQRLVEIVGNAADNEEPRDLHCILVTNPSQDSWKDPSLEKLGVFCEESRCTNQWVPNISFPER